In Festucalex cinctus isolate MCC-2025b chromosome 1, RoL_Fcin_1.0, whole genome shotgun sequence, the sequence ACAGTAAATGGACTCTAATGGGTAGCCTTAAGGGGGACATTAGTCCAAATTAGTCTGCCTTAAGGAACAGAACTTGATGTTTTTGTGGGCGCTTTCCCCCCCATCCACAGCTGATATGGGAAAAAAGTCACCTTGAACTTGGACTCGAAATGCAATAATAAATGGGGCATTGATTGGGAATGGATCCCGTGCTAGTCAGCTCGTGAGCCCCTACAACGTAAACCATGGCAAACATATAATACAcgtttttccaccgctggaacttttggagaacttttcagtttaccttggtaaaattcagttttcgcgtttttccaccaacaagaattaccagggtaattaaattccccagggggcatctCAGCAGCAGAGTCTTGCTGAGCAAGggaggaactttgagggggcgggctgcaatgaccacggctgattggtcaaatttgggggcgttgtttttacatcggcgatgtatcaaactcatttgaattaattaccgagaactcgaagacgctgtgaaaacacaattctaaaatccctgctgaacttttacaaccaagaactccctttactcagaactagggctgcacgatattggaaaaacatgcgatatgcgatatacttgctgaacatagcgatatcgatattattgcgatatttaacatgtacctaaagaaattacatttttatatcctaatgaaagaaaaacatttttcatgtggcaaaataagcaaccttaatgtaatcttagttaattaattgtaattatgtcttgataattttcaactattgaatggcgatgcacattttagttagcatctgactggtcaaattcatataaaaagcataaaattccatataaaacttattgcatgcctttgcgatatgcatattgcaagggccaatatcgcgatatcgatattttttcgatatattgtgcaaccCTACTCAGAACTCAAaattcctgggcttgttggtgaaAAAACGCCTAATGACTTTGCTGTCTGTTGCAGGGAACTGATGCCAAAGTCCTCCGAGGGTCAGCTGACCATGGAGAAAACGCCCAGCTACTACATCACCAAGGAGGTCCCCGCCCGTATCTACACCATGTCTAAAGACACCAAGCTCATCGTGGTGGTCCGAGACCCCGTCACTCGAGCCATCTCGGACTACACGCAGACCCGCTCCAAGAAGCCGGACATCCCGTCTTTTGAAAGCCTGACCTTTAAGAACACGTCGGCAGGCGTGATCGACTCGGCGTGGAGCGCCGTTCAGATCGGCATGTACGCCAAGCACCTGGAGCGTTGGCTCCACTACTTCCCCATGGGGCAGCTGCTGTTCGTCAGCGGCGAGCGGCTAATTAGCGACCCTGCCGGGGAGGTGGCGCGGGTCCAAGACTTTCTCGGGCTCAGGAGAGTGGTCACAGAGAAGCATTTCCACTTTAACCCGGCAAAGGGCTTCCCTTGCCTAAAGAGGCCAGAGGGCAACAGCAAACCCCACTGCCTGGGCAAAACCAAAGGCAGAACCCATCCTAACATTAACCCCGAAGTGGTGCAGAGACTACGAGAGTTCTACAAGCCCTTTAACAAGAAGTTTTACCAGATGACTGGTCAAGACTTTGGCTGGGACTGAGGGGAAGACAAGTAAAGCAAGGCTCGCTCCTTGACAATTGTATGTGTTTTTGATAGAATTGTATCATCCAGAAGGTTTAGAGTATATTTGCCAGATATGTACAGAGTTCAGAAGTCTATTTTATGATAATTTATTGTTGCTAAGATATGTAACCAGTTTCACTCTTGATCAGGGATTCCCACACTGTAAGGCAGGCGTGCACCCTTGAGGGTGGCTGTCTCGTATAATAATCatactttgtgtttttttccaagCGAAAAGCTGAAATACAGACATttccttaaaaacaaacattcgcGGGGTATGTGCCCGGAATGCTTCTCAGCTGCTGCCAGTCGTCCCGCCAAAGCAAGCATCTAGCTCTGTGCACCTAGGTTGTGctggataaattatatatatattacaattattttgtcagCTGTTTTTACTCAGCTTTTAAATGTGCTTAGCTGCTTGTTTAAAGTCCCTATGAAGTGAAAATGAACCTTCACAACAGGTTCAAATaaaaggtggggaaaaaaacgagaattagaattgtgaaaaatcaaacaaatcaaacaaataTTATAAGATGGACTTAGATAGCTATTAGCTACACATAACTACTGTTAAAAATATACCCACATAAAGTCTCCAATGCCTGGAATAGAGGCCACCTGGTGGTCGCAGCCCTTTTCCATGCTGCAACAATCGGCCTGGCCAGCCTGAATGCCCAGTCCAAATGCTGGATGTTAAGTtggacttaaaaataaatgaataaataaaaataaatttccttCAGTCTGTGTGTGATGTACACACTCACAACCAATAATGAGGCACTCTGTGCAATATCTGAAGGAAAAGGTGTATTTTCAGGCAATATGCATAGCTAGCAAGCAAACTACATGTTGTAATTGTGCAGGATAACTACAGATGTGAATGAAGATGCTCCAGATTTGTATAGTGGGGGAGGAACAAATCATTCTCGGGCCCAAATGCacccaacccaaaaaaatagaaagaaaaagaaaataaggaAAATTGATATAATAAACAACCTCAATCTCCACAATCTCTGcattcactttacagggtctttaaataaatgtttgtttgtttttagggtTGAGAGAGAAGTGGTGCACCATCTGTGTCAGGAAGTTGAGGGGGTGCATGAATGACTGCGTTTGGTAAAGGCTGCTCTAGATCgaccaaacatttttattcctCAAAGCACAATGTCGTTACGGgtatttcaagtcaagtcatttaGGTCTTTAGCATTCATTTTCAGTTTTCGTGTCAGTTCCTTTCTTATAAGCTGCTTTTGGCCTCATCTCAACCTGACTGACCTCCAACTAGTAATATCCCCTTAACATTTGTTTGACCCTCAGTAGACTGTGGACTCACTTAGGTAAGGTCGATGCAGGCCTCCGATGATCCAGTGTCACTCGGTGCGGTCGATCAATACGGTAATAGCTCCTCATCACGTCAATTAGGCCCAACGGATGGTGCCACCGCCATGGCTGGAGCGCTGCAATAAAACGCAGATCCATTAATGCTCCTCAGGTTCTGGCTGACCTTTACGCCTGATTCAATTTGATATCATAATTTTAAATTTCCTCCACTAACTTTTGGGCTTTTATAGCATTTCTGTAAAACAGCGCAGGCAGATTCCAGTCCAACCATTTTGGGGCGATTTCATCCGTTTTCCACAGAACTGCTGTACACCTGTTTGGAAGCCAACATGATTGAGCTGAACTCAAATGGCGGCCATGAATCATTTTTGCAGAACGCTTTTATAACTTGTGACAtcaaatgtgacattcacaCCCATGACGATGATATTTCAGGTGATGGAGAGTCCACTCTGTAGTCTGACTGGTGGGGGTGGACATATGGTTGAGTTTTATTCAACACATATAAAAATGTGCTCAAATAAATGCCATTCCCTGTTGTCGTAGAAGCACTAATTTGCTGGATGCAttgtttgaatattgaaatgaagcaGGTTAAATGGTGTAATTTTTATGAAGTAATAAATATCTTCTACAAAAAGTGTCACAATTGCACTCTAATCTCTGTGTGAAACTTCCAATTAGTCTCAATCAACTTTAGCACCCTCATCCTCTTTACCTTTGCTGGAGACCTGGCAAGGTGTACTGCTGTGCGTAATTAAACGTCTTGCACATTAAGCTGATTAGCATCGCGCTGTTAGCTGTTTTTAGCAGCCAACTGCTGCCACCGCTGTTGACATGACCCctgcaaacaaaaaatgtcactcTCCTCGCCAGCAAGCACATTATAAAGTGAGGCTGCTCTTTTTCAAGTGACATAGAGTGAAACCTCTAAAGATGAGCATCTTAGTGAGGACACAATATGCAATTTGGCCTTTTAATTgctagtacagtacagtatacacATGACATATTTGGAACTCTGGAAGGTCTGCTGGAAGTGAGGAATCAAACAACAGAGTCAATCTTATTTTAGCTGCttatctctaaaaaaaaaaaaaaaaaaggtgtctgCTATTGGGGCATTGTGTACTTCTGCGAATTTACATAATTACCGACCCCACACTGAGTTTCTCCATGTATGACTTGGCACCCAGTCCGAGTGAAGGTCCATTCACTTTCATGCAATGGCTGAAGTCTGTCTCCTGGACTATATTGTTTGAATCAGTGAGAAATGCCAACAAATTGATGGATGTGACACCCCTACTATCACATCAAACGGTAAGAAGAGCAGCAATGAGTTTTgtttgacacacacacaaaaatgcttttgcTAACGTGTCCATGCGTCACATACAAACAGAATAGTGTATGTATGAAGTGCCACtagaaaaatgattttattgtcTTTCCCCACAATATGGGCTTTGCTTCCGCAAGTAGAAGCTGCTTACCTATCGCTTCACCCTGGCTCTATACACGAAGGTCAGACTCATCAATCTGGTCCAGAAGTCAATTCATTCTCAAATTGTTTTCACTGCTTACGGTTTCTTCTGCCTGTTAGTCTTCCCCATCTCCACTGGCTAACCACAACGCTATTCTGATGGAACACATCACAGCAAACAAAATGAATCTGAATGGCAAATGTGAGGTAAGAAAGATGTCTCATTTTCACCCACCAGGATGTTGGAGCTGTTGCAGgtctttatttcatttttagcaGGCTCCGGAAATATATTTATCTATGATTCACCTTAGGTAACCGCGTGGGCAAAAAGGTCGCCGTGCAAATGAGACAGGAAGCTCCTCTATTAACAGCCAACCTTTATTTAACACCTCAGCCAAAGGCCCTCATTTACCTGGGGCTGCCAGAATTGATGAAGCCAGTCTCCCAGATGGCAGACGAGCATGCCGTCTGCTCATTCAGGAAGCTGCACCTCCCTCCTGCAATTACATCCATGAAGGAGGCCCGTGTAATTGCCAGGCTCCCAACTGGGGAATTGTTGTTAGCACACATCCCTCTGGGTGCTTGTAAGTGAGGCTCTGTTGTTTGAA encodes:
- the hs3st3b1a gene encoding heparan sulfate glucosamine 3-O-sulfotransferase 3B1a — translated: MEYSPALHGLHVVPPPHVKNKLFVFCIMLSLWVYMIYCCLGYSSAVPGFGYERGGAVADPRRGGSSARPSRDLLNNNNADNDADSRGDEWEEGDVNIRSAFLNESESKKLPQAIIIGVKKGGTRALLEFLRLHPDVRAAGAEPHFFDRNYDKGLDWYRELMPKSSEGQLTMEKTPSYYITKEVPARIYTMSKDTKLIVVVRDPVTRAISDYTQTRSKKPDIPSFESLTFKNTSAGVIDSAWSAVQIGMYAKHLERWLHYFPMGQLLFVSGERLISDPAGEVARVQDFLGLRRVVTEKHFHFNPAKGFPCLKRPEGNSKPHCLGKTKGRTHPNINPEVVQRLREFYKPFNKKFYQMTGQDFGWD